Genomic segment of Triticum aestivum cultivar Chinese Spring chromosome 6A, IWGSC CS RefSeq v2.1, whole genome shotgun sequence:
TAGCCAAAGTAGGAGTCGCAAACGTGCGTGAGAGCACGCACGGCCGGGTTGCCTGAAAGCGCTCGTACGAGGACGTTGTTGATTACCAAGTCGCAAACGATCGACGCCACGACCAAGCAAATGATATGGAACGATGATTGTGACACGTATATCCTGATTTTTTACTACTAAAGTGTCATATCAACAGATCTTGACTGCTTCAGATATACTccttccgtttctttttactccgcatataagatttgatcaaagtcaaactacataaagtttgatcaaatttatataaaaaaatatgaacatctacaatacaaaaactatatagtatgaacatacgtttcatggtgcatctgataatattgatttcatattgtgaatgattatattttttaatataaagttagtcaaactctacaaaacttgactttgatcaaatcttatatgcggactaaaaagaaacggaggtaCATCTTTCAGTTTTCAGCAGGACGAGATGACCGTTGCTGCGTGCTAATAATTAATTATCCTAACTTGGCTACTGCACAAGTAGGTGATTAGTTTGAAAAGAGTCTGCGCGTACGTGTGCATGCATGAAGCATGATGGCCAAATCTGACCATCCGAGTTTGCGGACGTTTTGGATGACCAGAGTGCACAGCAATCATGTACCTAGTCCATCCATGAGCTTGCAACCAGTCCCGCGTTCATACATGTACCGCCATATTTCTCCATGTAAAATGCGCACGTGTTGGCCGCCAAGCAAGGCTGCCTTGGATGCACATGCGAGCCATGCCACAGTGTCCTGCATGCACCACAGGTCAGCACCACACATAAGGAAATTAAGCTCTcctggcatgcatgcatgcatgtgtgttgcATTGCTCTCCATGCATAGTGAAATAGTATACTACTTTCTtcgtttttaaatatttttttaaagATTTCACTACGGACtatatacggaacaaaatgagtaaatttacattctaaaatatgtctatatacatctgtatgtagtttgtattgaaatcctaaaaatacttatatttgggaacggagggagtatatgatattATTTCTGTCTCTGAAAGCTTGtgttaaatttgtctaaatacaatCTCAATGCTACACGTCGTGCTACCAGATACGCCAGCTTGCATTCTTTCATCTCaaataaataatataaaaagtGAGAGCAAGCAGGGGAAAGAAATGCCAACAAAGTTAAACGCAGAGTTTGACAGTTTCGCAAAACTGCCATGCATGCATGCTAGTATGTCCCTTAATAATAACCAGCATGGTAATTAAAAATCTATTATTTTGTTTACATATATACCTTTACAAAAATTATTTATCAAACGTTACTACATTAGAAGCTAAAATTTCAAAGTCCATCTATTTTATTTTGCGGGAAAAGTCCATCTATTTTGATCGGAAGCTAGCAGAAACTTTATATTGATGAACTTGGGTAAGAATATGAGCCAGTTTTATTAGCCTTGGCTAATTAGTTTTGCTCGGTCAAATCCCTCAATAAAGATTTTCCCCTCAGTAGTCAAACCAAGCATCAATCACCCGTAGTAATCTTGCCTAGTAAACCTAAGCAGCACTAAATGTcttaattaactcgcacacaaaacCATACGTGGGATGCGACCGTGTCCAGTGTCTCGTAGCCACGCCACCTATAAAGCCTCCACGAACACACCCCATCTGTTGGCCATCATCACCTAGCTACCCGGCGCCGGCGGCATACCTCCATATCCCTCTCGACGGCACGAGCGAATTCAGTTGATTTTGGTTCGAGATGTCTAGCCTGACCACCATGAGCAGCGCTAGTAGGGAGTCGCTGGAGGCGGAGGAGCTCGTCGACACAAGGCTGTCGCTCGTGATCGGTGCCGGGAGCCAACCGCCGCCGGTGCAGGCCCCTCTGCTACCGCCAGAGGCAGAGGGTCGTGTGCCGGGAAATACTGGAAGGAAGAAAGGGGAGAAGTGGATAGTAGGCGGTAGTACAAGGCAGCATGGCAAGAGGGCAAGGGCTGCGCACGGCGGCAGCGACGTCGACGATGGCGACGACGGAGGGGACGCAGCCGGCCGCGCGAGGAAGAAGCTCCGGCTCACCGCGGAGCAGGCGGCGCTGCTGGAGAAGAGCTTCCGCGCCCACAACGTCCTCTCCCATGTACGTCCATATCTTCTACTCAATCTCATCAATAGGTGCAAAGTAATTTGCATGCAAGAAGATTCTGACCGGATTTTTTTTGAATTGCAGGGTGAGAAGCAGGATCTTGCGGGGCAGCTTGGGTTGAAGCCGAGGCAGGTGGAGGTGTGGTTCCAGAACAGGAGGGCGCGGACCAAGCTCAAGCAGACGGAGCTCGACTGCGAGCTGCTGCGCCGGTGGTGCGAGCGTCTCAGCGACGACAACGCGCGGCTCCGGCGAGAGCTCGCCGAGACACGCGCGGTCCTCCTCGTCGGCGGTTCAAAGGGCTCGACGCTCACGGGGTGTCCGTCCTGCAACAGGCTCGCCTAGTCGATTTCGACTGCGAGATTACCGCCGCCATAGAACTAGTCAACTAGAAGTGCGCCGTCACGTAGCATAGGCTATAGCGTAGCGAGTTATCAACTGTAGGCATGACCGAAATTTAGAGTGTATGGTGAGGTTTATGTAGACTCACACTCACATGAGCCTAACGAGCTGACAAGATTGATGCTTGTATTAGCTACGGTGTACGGTACTTTGTTAGTTTCGTTATATGAGTATGTGTTTACTTCCTCGCTCTGGATGATCACGATTCCTGCATGATCTCGAGCAGCGAAATCAGCAACACTCCCCTATACATGTGCTAAACACACGGCCAAAAAGAAGTTGACAGGTGCGGccacctacatggcaccgcaccagcctgccttagagcatctccagcagttgcactagtagaaaacgaagcTTTGGTCACAACACAATATACACATTAGTTTTGATTGTGTAACCGGGattaatgtgagcattagtcctggTTCGAGCGCTAaagacattagtcccggttcaactgagacctttagtcccggtttgagacacgaactgggactaaagggagacacgaaccgggactaaagggtgcgataccctttagtcccgattcgtgtcTCAAACCAAGACTAAAAagggttcgtgtctcaaaccgggactaaagggtttcgTGTCTCAAACTCTACCCACCCACTCNNNNNNNNNNNNNNNNNNNNNNNNNNNNNNNNNNNNNNNNNNNNNNNNNNNNNNNNNNNNNNNNNNNNNNNNNNNNNNNNNNNNNNNNNNNNNNNNNNNNNNNNNNNNNNNNNNNNNNNNNNNNNNNNNNNNNNNNNNNNNNNNNNNNNNNNNNNNNNNNNNNNNNNNNNNNNNNNNNNNNNNNNNNNNNNNNNNNNNNNNNNNNNNNNNNNNNNNNNNNNNNNNNNNNNNNNNNNNNNNNNNNNNNNNNNNNNNNNNNNNNNNNNNNNNNNNNNNNNNNNNNNNNNNNNNNNNNNNNNNNNNNNNNNNNNNNNNNNNNNNNNNNNNNNNNNNNNNNNNNNNNNNNNNNNNNNNNNNNNNNNNNNNNNNNNNNNNNNNNNNNNNNNNNNNNNNNNNNNNNNNNNNNNNNNNNNNNNNNNNNNNNNNNNNNNNNNNNNNNNNNNNNNNNNNNNNNNNNNNNNNNNNNNNNNNNNNNACCATTTTTTGCTACATctagatgtagttatattactacatctactagttaggaaaattaaaaaaacataaatttggacatgttttgcaaaaaaagttatgaaaaagtaaaacggctataacttttgcatacgatgtcggaaaaaacgtataatatatcaaaatgttcagcacgaaaatctgcATCTGATTTTGACCATCGTCGGCtgttttgcaaatttttagaatccaaTTCTAAAGAAAAAAAGtcatgctcaaatttcagttttttttgaattttggttaaatctggtcaaactatttattcaaaaagtattagtgttactaaataattattcaagaatattagtgttactaaataattatttcagtttttttttgaattttggtcaaatctggtcaaactacttattcaagaaatattagtgttactaaataattattgtttttaaaataatagtttcaaactcaatcagtgaaatgtgtgacttcatgctcaagctaaactcctgagggttaataggattgacatcttactattatcaggaaaacaacaagtgcaaagTTGGAAACGAGCAggaatagaactcggaagttaagcgtgctcaggctgaagTAGTGAGGGGATGCGTGACCGGTTGGGAAGTTCGATGATttagaatgatgaggggtgattggagattagaggttaaattgagcagtgatgaggggtgattagagattaaattgtaaaataattcaaaattttgaaaaccgagaaaaaaaatcataaaatcataaaatttcctttagtcccggttggtgttaccaaccgggcctaaaggtggagctccagaaagcggccacgtggagggcctttagtcccagttcataaCAGAACCGAggctaaaggggggggggctttagtaccgaccctttagaaccgggactaaaggtcgtctggaaccgggacaaatgggcctttttctactagtgttggccCCCAGGAGGTGTtcgatgatttggaatgatgaaggGTGATtggagattagaggttaaattgagcagtgatgagggatgattagagattaaattgtaaaataattcaaaaatttaggCAAAAAATGAGCTACAAATtgcgcaagaaagtagagagggttaccatcgtggaattgtcacggcagatgtccttagtgtcaggacttagtcgcgaggccaacgcatctatgtggtagcttgagaggggttgagcgggacgagagcgcgatgttttacccaggtttggcccctcatggtcgaggtaaaagcctacatcctgcttcattgatattgatgatgatgatcacggttacaagagtgctctatctcgagagctattgtctaaacctaacttgtctaacttgtggaacttgtgaatcttgtccctcttggcgtgccctgcccctccttatatatgttgaaggggcggtttacatgaccagtcctattaggattaggattactctatctctaatacaaaccggatataagtccaggtcttaactccttgtaggacaaatattcctcatgcctttcctcttaaaccggcccaccgttaaacgtgaaccggccttctgggctttgggccttgtcatccgtctatcccgcacgccggatcaccagtgagtcataatgaccgggtgggttgcttgtaaatcgccaggtcagggcgggtcgccagtaactcgccaagtgtcagcggggtcttcagataaaccgccaattcctggccgggttaacttccggccggtttacgccgcggagtatatccccgacattagcccccaagtttagcttggatttattcatggtaaacttatactgcaaaataaacacaagaacaaatttgacaggttatgctccgggttaagaatttttgtaaaccggtacttgatcatccttaagtccttgttatttcctccttctgggaaatccgggtcaacagaccagcttcataatcaatttgccgacactggtttgtcaccgagaaatattgtgaagaataactcctttgactcagctcccaaagcgccggtttaagaaatatgggtcttgaaatacttatctgatattcagccggtttgaagatgtaaaacttgccggtttaatattaccaaaatggccggtttataaatattgatggcgccgggtcataattgttgtcgacaccgggtcatgtaattgatcttcctgatttgctcaagactgataaaatgaagatgttccttctttatatgcataatacctgtagcccccaagtcttaagaggagaacatagtgataacttaagacttgctccaataagtgtttcaaccttgaagaaatctgattagttcatctcaatcatataaactgaatactccagatatgtagcccccaagtgccgggttgtcatgcttgcagcaacctggaacttgtaattgcttataaaaacttcaatcattgtaacccccaagggccgggtcattatgcaataataagCAGGAACTTTGTAAACATAATTatgtagattttagcagtgatgtgtagcccccaagggccgacttagtaagataatactgaaccgggacttgatatatacttcaatgaaaataacatattataatgtagcttccatcgtagggcttgaacccacgtccacaaggttaagagctttgtgctttaccaactgagcaatggattctttaatattatggacgaaaacttgtgtaccttgaattgttgacaggagcaattggtagcccccaagggccggctcattataataagactagtaaaaatgactttgcattagcccccaagtgtcatggtgcatgcttgcagcgacatgagacttgcatgtaatctcaatttgaataatgtagcccccaagtgccgggttgtaagcctgcaacgactcgggactattcctttcattgtagaataaatcatatcctttgataaaataatagccattgcgctaaagcgactttcaaAACTTAATAATACCGGTTATGAATAatcataaaaatccagccatgttggctattcaagataatataatccggtataaaaaccttattcattcaatatcataatgaaaattcagccaagtttggctatttgaataatataactcaataagcgcatgattccaatggcgcaatccaaatatatactggcgacttatagtccaaagctagaccggtttaacaaacctgtttctacatacaacaagtttaaagtgtcctggcggtttaccgccggacgggtcataatgcccaacatataacccgggtttataaccaaggctgcccttaagaataatcaaatatgaaatagatcatacctgtgacattgaatcacattgttgtttttaccaactttttgtagtaaaggtgataaccccaa
This window contains:
- the LOC123130371 gene encoding putative homeobox-leucine zipper protein HOX26, producing MSSASRESLEAEELVDTRLSLVIGAGSQPPPVQAPLLPPEAEGRVPGNTGRKKGEKWIVGGSTRQHGKRARAAHGGSDVDDGDDGGDAAGRARKKLRLTAEQAALLEKSFRAHNVLSHGEKQDLAGQLGLKPRQVEVWFQNRRARTKLKQTELDCELLRRWCERLSDDNARLRRELAETRAVLLVGGSKGSTLTGCPSCNRLA